The Candidatus Neomarinimicrobiota bacterium sequence CACCCTACCTTTTAATTGCCGGACTTCTTTTTTCCCTAATTCTTCCGGGCAATATGCTTTTTTGGGCTGTCATCCTGTTTATGATTTCTGCATTTTACCTGTATAAATACGGGTTCAGGACCGTTATCCAGACAGATGTGCTGCAATTCATCTTCATGTTTGCGGGTTTTGCCATCCTGATGGGAGTTCTTCTCAAGAATTTTACTTTCACTACAGATATACTCCCGGCGCTCCCGAAAAATCATACGAAGCTTACCGGGGGGCTATCCTGGACCTATATTTTATCCTGGTTTTTCATCGCTTTATGGACTTTGGTGGATCCGGGATTTCACCAGCGGTGTCTGGCGGCAAAGGACAGCCGGACGGCTCAAAAGGGCATGCTCATCAGTATCGGGTTCTGGGCTGTTTTTGATGCTCTTACCCTGATGACAGCCTTATACGGCCGGGCCCTGTTGCCGAAAGCCGATCCCCTGTATTTGTATCCTTTACTGGCAGAAAAATACCTGCCGGTAGGACTTTTAGGGATTTTTTATACCGGATTAATCGCCACGGTTATGTCCACCCTGGATTCTTATCTCTTTATTTCGGGACAAACCCTGGGAGATGATCTGCTGGCACAATGGAAGACCCAGGGTAACTCACCCCGATACTATGTCCGCTGGGGATATGCCATTACAGGTGTTTTATCCCTGATTCTCATTTGGCTTATTCCCTCAGTTGTGGATTTATGGTACACCATCGGAACCCTCATCATACCGGCTCTGATATTACCGGTTCTGTTGGCTTACGGTAAAAAACAATTTACCCCGGGAATCATAATACTCAGCATGGGTGGTGCTTTTATCATACCGGTCCTTTGGTTTGGCATCTCATTTTTCACGGGAAAAGGATATCCCTTGGGGATTGAACCTTTCTATCCCGGACTCCTGTGGAGTCTGCTGGTTCTTTTTCCTGCGGGACGAAAAAAACCTGTTGAAAATAAGAGTGAAAGGTGATAAACTTTTTGGCTTTTTGATAGGGGTGGTTAGCTCAGTTGGTTAGAGCGCCTGCTCGACACGCAGGAGGTCACTAGTTCGAGTCTAGTACTACCCACACTCCTCCGGCCCCCTAGCTCAGTTGGTTAGAGCAGCGGACTCATAATCCGTTTGTCGTAGGTTCGAGTCCTACGGGGGCTACGAACTAATCCACTGATTATCAGCTACTTATAAGCCTCCGAGTCGTTC is a genomic window containing:
- a CDS encoding sodium:solute symporter family protein; its protein translation is MTISLAPFDYMILLIYVSVLFWIGLRKGHGNDDYLLAGRRLTVPLFVMTLVSTWYGGILGIGEFTFQYGISNWFIFGFPYYVFAFIFAVFIIPRLRKYHYKSLPDLMSQRYGKKPGIITAVLVSILVTPAPYLLIAGLLFSLILPGNMLFWAVILFMISAFYLYKYGFRTVIQTDVLQFIFMFAGFAILMGVLLKNFTFTTDILPALPKNHTKLTGGLSWTYILSWFFIALWTLVDPGFHQRCLAAKDSRTAQKGMLISIGFWAVFDALTLMTALYGRALLPKADPLYLYPLLAEKYLPVGLLGIFYTGLIATVMSTLDSYLFISGQTLGDDLLAQWKTQGNSPRYYVRWGYAITGVLSLILIWLIPSVVDLWYTIGTLIIPALILPVLLAYGKKQFTPGIIILSMGGAFIIPVLWFGISFFTGKGYPLGIEPFYPGLLWSLLVLFPAGRKKPVENKSER